In the Acomys russatus chromosome 13, mAcoRus1.1, whole genome shotgun sequence genome, one interval contains:
- the LOC127196866 gene encoding 60S ribosomal protein L17-like: MVPYSLDPENPTKSCKSRGSNLRVHFKNTRETAQAIKGMHIRKATKYLKDVTLKKQCVPFRWYNGGVGRCAQAKQWGWTQGRWPKKSAEFLLHMLKNAESNAELKGLDVDSLVIDHIQVNKAPKMRRRTYRAHGRINPYMSSPCHIEMILTEKEQIVPKPEEEVAQKKKISQTKLKKQKLMARE; encoded by the coding sequence ATGGTTCCCTACTCACTTGACCCGGAAAACCCTACAAAATCATGCAAATCAAGAGGTTCAAATCTTCGTGTTCACTTTAAGAACACCCGGGAAACTGCCCAGGCCATCAAGGGTATGCATATCCGAAAAGCCACCAAGTATCTGAAAGATGTCACTTTAAAGAAGCAGTGTGTGCCTTTCCGGTGGTATAATGGTGGAGTTGGGAGGTGCGCCCAGGCCAAACAGTGGGGCTGGACTCAGGGTCGGTGGCCAAAAAAGAGTGCTGAATTTTTGCTGCACATGCTGAAAAATGCGGAAAGTAATGCTGAACTCAAGGGTTTAGATGTAGATTCCCTGGTCATTGACCACATCCAGGTGAATAAGGCACCTAAGATGCGCCGACGAACTTACAGGGCCCATGGCCGGATTAACCCATACATGAGCTCCCCCTGCCACATCGAGATGATCCTCACTGAAAAGGAGCAGATTGTTCCAAAGCCCGAGGAGGAGGTGgcacagaagaagaagatatcCCAGacgaaa